A genomic region of Cherax quadricarinatus isolate ZL_2023a chromosome 42, ASM3850222v1, whole genome shotgun sequence contains the following coding sequences:
- the LOC128695591 gene encoding leukocyte receptor cluster member 9, translating into MSLQGSGVLIKQGQPEHNMESDKEAERELPDTSNDCTPVMKTVCSYYLEGKCRFGEDCFNLHPANVIVQDADLKKDKNQNKMTRRKVPPEEKTEEKKPSMKTAGDVRKRIQWDPELRKEYFTVGYLDRFSGVVEKPFTSFSWEHLSMVDLEQLAVPQHRIQYYKYKGTKVWDKNERLDCVFGSAGSDITIQQIIRETDAEIEKNTASFDPDDDSDSDDELVVVGGESVSNKGIILNIRSRETQRELLRATHFFCIRIKSAEIKARISKVQEHVVQEEPVLRSCTMPSDLLHVTLAMIKIETPEAMSDIIDMLRNLHIKIKDLFGESEESDVSADRVIKARGLSTFGARVLYTKLEVPSSFTTIVDMLYEAVHNINGITVTNNFDFVPHMTLLKVNRPTARERRSKYINSSLYSDYLDYEFGTIQFNNINLCVINDVRGHDGFYVTCQSIEF; encoded by the coding sequence ATGTCTTTACAAGGTTCAGGTGTGCTTATTAAGCAGGGCCAACCAGAACATAACATGGAGTCAGACAAAGAGGCAGAACGAGAACTACCTGACACAAGTAACGACTGTACACCGGTTATGAAGACTGTGTGCTCTTATTATTTGGAAGGAAAGTGTAGATTTGGTGAAGATTGCTTCAATTTACACCCTGCTAACGTCATAGTGCAAGATGCTGACTTGAAGAAGGATAAAAATCAAAATAAAATGACACGGAGAAAAGTACCACCTGAAGAGAAGACAGAGGAAAAGAAACCATCCATGAAGACAGCAGGAGATGTAAGGAAGAGAATTCAATGGGACCCAGAGCTTCGAAAGGAATACTTCACAGTTGGATATTTAGACAGgttcagtggtgttgtggagaaaCCTTTCACTTCATTTTCCTGGGAACATTTAAGCATGGTGGACCTGGAGCAGCTGGCGGTGCCACAACACCGGATCCAGTATTATAAGTACAAGGGTACCAAAGTTTGGGACAAGAATGAGCGGCTTGATTGTGTGTTCGGCAGTGCAGGTAGTGACATCACTATTCAACAAATTATTCGAGAAACTGATGCAGAAATAGAGAAAAATACGGCGAGTTTCGACCCTGACGATGACTCTGATTCTGACGATGaactggtggtggtaggaggaGAATCAGTCTCAAACAAAGGAATAATATTGAATATTCGTTCTAGAGAAACACAGAGGGAACTGCTCCGTGCCACACACTTTTTCTGCATTAGGATAAAAAGCGCCGAAATTAAAGCAAGAATATCGAAAGTGCAGGAACATGTAGTGcaggaggaacctgtcctccGCAGCTGTACTATGCCTAGTGACCTCCTACATGTCACTCTAGCAATGATTAAAATTGAAACTCCAGAAGCCATGTCTGATATAATCGATATGTTGCGAAATTTGCACATTAAAATCAAGGATCTTTTTGGAGAGTCAGAAGAAAGCGACGTGAGCGCAGATCGTGTCATCAAGGCTCGAGGATTGTCCACTTTCGGCGCCAGAGTGTTGTATACCAAACTTGAAGTTCCTTCTTCCTTCACTACCATCGTGGACATGTTGTACGAGGCTGTGCACAACATCAATGGTATCACAGTCACCAATAACTTTGACTTCGTACCCCACATGACATTACTTAAGGTGAACAGACCAACAGCTCGAGAACGTCGATCAAAGTACATCAATTCTTCACTCTACAGTGATTATTTGGATTATGAATTTGGCACCATCCAGTTTAATAATATCAACTTATGTGTTATTAATGACGTAAGAGGCCACGATGGCTTTTATGTCACATGTCAAAGTATTGAGTTTTAA